A genomic segment from Truepera sp. encodes:
- a CDS encoding FAD-dependent oxidoreductase, producing MSRPLALLAACVLAWGAVACAQRPLGPSDPGAGGTAYFDVVVYGSEPEGVAAAVAAAEEGARTLLVSGDARVGGLFVLGELNMLDMRTQPFNYQRGFFERWWRQVGSKSAFDVLQAEDAFGRLLADAGVEVWLGAGPVEPRVVAEGLRGVLLPERNVAVNALQVIDASANADLAAKAGAPFDFGWERFGVAQRQADTLVLNVAGVDWEALRREISARGRAYASISSTVAWGHFGGMPAAYVPTQEGTRLRGLNLGLQRDGSVLVNALLLYGLDPLDPVSLAAGRAKGLAEGEAIVAYLKKNLAGFANARLAGAATELYVRESRHLLADCVLSADDTLSNVVTAQDVAAGGYPLDAQSFTPHDAGFVWGAPDIYGGRLCMLTTSHVEDLWVVGRSAGYDPVAFASARVVPFGMAMAEAAGVAAATAVRQGVPASQVAQGEALIGVVRAHLLRRGALLPEVRQRMAVGPVADPAYPAFRVLLARGLAVGGYDNDPELDGRVSALSFAYLLSHVATRFYYRPGLGAALVGLAEELTAGDGTAPLSADVAGPLLALAACLLDHCPPSASWQDLRAAGLADFAEPMGPLTRGDSYRLAAALAASAP from the coding sequence GTGAGCAGACCGCTCGCACTATTGGCCGCCTGCGTGCTTGCGTGGGGCGCCGTCGCCTGCGCCCAAAGGCCGCTGGGTCCAAGCGATCCTGGTGCCGGCGGCACCGCCTACTTCGACGTCGTGGTGTATGGCAGCGAGCCGGAGGGCGTGGCGGCCGCCGTTGCCGCGGCGGAGGAGGGCGCAAGGACGCTCCTCGTGTCGGGCGACGCGCGCGTTGGCGGCTTGTTCGTGCTGGGCGAGCTGAACATGCTCGATATGCGCACTCAGCCGTTCAACTACCAGCGCGGGTTCTTCGAGCGCTGGTGGCGCCAGGTGGGGTCGAAATCGGCGTTCGACGTGCTGCAGGCCGAGGATGCGTTCGGCCGGTTGCTGGCGGATGCGGGGGTGGAGGTCTGGCTGGGCGCAGGCCCGGTCGAGCCCCGCGTCGTGGCCGAAGGTTTGCGCGGGGTCCTCCTCCCCGAACGCAACGTCGCGGTCAACGCCCTGCAAGTGATAGACGCCAGCGCCAACGCCGACCTTGCTGCCAAGGCGGGCGCTCCATTCGACTTCGGCTGGGAGCGGTTCGGCGTGGCCCAGCGCCAGGCCGACACCCTGGTGCTCAACGTGGCCGGCGTCGACTGGGAGGCGCTCAGGCGTGAGATCAGCGCGCGTGGCCGGGCGTACGCGAGCATCAGCAGCACGGTCGCGTGGGGCCATTTCGGCGGCATGCCGGCGGCTTACGTCCCCACCCAGGAGGGCACCCGCCTACGGGGACTCAACCTCGGCCTGCAACGAGACGGCAGCGTGCTGGTGAACGCCCTACTGCTCTACGGCCTCGACCCGCTGGACCCCGTCAGCCTGGCCGCCGGCCGCGCCAAGGGCCTCGCGGAGGGCGAGGCGATCGTCGCCTACCTGAAGAAGAACCTCGCGGGGTTCGCCAACGCGCGACTGGCGGGCGCCGCCACGGAACTCTACGTGCGCGAGTCGCGCCACCTGCTCGCCGACTGCGTGCTCAGCGCCGACGACACGCTCTCCAACGTCGTGACCGCCCAGGACGTGGCGGCGGGAGGCTATCCACTGGATGCACAGAGCTTCACCCCTCACGACGCGGGCTTCGTCTGGGGTGCGCCCGACATCTACGGTGGGCGACTCTGCATGCTGACGACCTCACACGTCGAGGACCTGTGGGTGGTGGGGCGCAGCGCCGGCTACGATCCGGTGGCGTTCGCGTCGGCGCGCGTCGTTCCGTTCGGCATGGCCATGGCCGAGGCCGCGGGGGTGGCAGCGGCCACCGCCGTGCGCCAGGGGGTGCCGGCGAGCCAGGTGGCGCAAGGCGAGGCGTTGATAGGGGTGGTTCGCGCCCACCTCCTGCGGCGCGGGGCGCTCTTGCCCGAGGTGCGCCAGCGCATGGCGGTGGGCCCGGTTGCCGACCCGGCCTACCCCGCTTTCAGGGTGCTGCTCGCACGCGGCCTGGCCGTTGGTGGCTACGACAACGACCCCGAACTCGATGGTCGGGTGAGCGCACTGTCCTTCGCCTACCTCCTCAGCCACGTCGCGACGCGCTTCTACTACCGGCCCGGCCTGGGCGCCGCCCTGGTGGGCCTCGCCGAGGAGCTCACCGCCGGCGACGGGACCGCACCACTTAGCGCCGACGTAGCCGGTCCCCTGCTGGCGTTGGCGGCCTGCCTGCTCGACCACTGCCCCCCCAGCGCCTCCTGGCAGGACCTGCGCGCCGCCGGCCTGGCCGACTTCGCGGAGCCCATGGGACCACTTACTCGCGGCGACTCTTACCGGCTGGCGGCGGCCCTGGCGGCAAGCGCGCCCTAG
- a CDS encoding cation-transporting P-type ATPase, translated as MAKARSTVPPGSTDDAPGPWAVDAGELTERFEVDPSRGLSGAEVEERRLLYGPNSLEFRAERAWTSILLDQFKGVLVLLLAGAAVLSAAFGQWAEAAAVMVVLLLNALIGFVTELRAVRSVEALRRLGVSHVRVRREGHLETVPADELVPGDVLLVEGGDLVGADARVLSASRLEADESSLTGESVPVFKEPASVPAAAPLPERRSMLYKGTPVTRGAGEALVVATGMDTELGRISHLVDQAATAESTPLEARLSGLAQRLVWLTLAVATLITLTGLGSGKSWLVLLQTAVALAVAAVPEGLPIIATLTLAQGVRRMARRNALVNRLSAVETLGATSVIITDKTGTLTENRMRVAALWLPGGEVAMAGDPPGVGQPAPAAFRGTGQAPELAEQLRRALTAAALCASAELPEPGGVGGEGVEGGSADGEGVEGEGVEGEGVGDPLELALLRAARSMGIERADLLASHPELRQEAFDSETRLMATTHRRHDAEGNARAWVLVKGAPGEVIAKSTSVSAGAADGARNAIGDAERRTWLARNRELAARGLRVLALAERVTDAPPDGPYEDLSLLGLVALADPPREDAAAAIAGCHSAGIRVIMATGDQVTTARSVAESVGLNVAGGVLDGNDVARLLAAGEEGSTELLATNVLARLAPEQKLELIELHQQAGNVVAMTGDGVNDAPALRRADIGVAMGLHGTEVAREAADMVLLDDAFGTIVAAVKEGRVIFDNIRAFVVFLLSCNLSEILVIGLAGVAGRPLPLLPLQILYLNLITDVFPALALGAGRGDKRILERPPRPAAEPLIAGRHWRTVFGYGGLLTLSTLGAFLVALELLGASEGEAVTVAFLTLALGQLWHVFNMRDPGSSLLNNQVTRNRWVWAATLLCTLLIAVTVAFPPLRQLLSIELLDSRGWWLVIGAGLTPMIVGQVGKALGLGKVS; from the coding sequence ATGGCAAAGGCGAGATCCACTGTGCCTCCGGGTTCGACCGATGACGCGCCGGGGCCCTGGGCAGTCGACGCCGGCGAGCTGACCGAACGCTTCGAAGTGGACCCGTCGCGGGGCCTGAGCGGCGCCGAGGTAGAGGAGCGTCGCCTCCTCTACGGCCCGAACAGCCTCGAGTTCAGGGCCGAGCGCGCTTGGACGAGCATCCTCCTCGACCAGTTCAAGGGCGTCCTCGTGCTCCTGCTGGCGGGCGCGGCCGTGCTCTCCGCAGCGTTCGGCCAGTGGGCCGAGGCGGCCGCCGTCATGGTGGTGCTTCTGCTCAACGCCCTCATCGGGTTCGTCACCGAGCTCAGGGCCGTGAGGTCGGTGGAGGCGCTGAGGCGCCTGGGCGTCTCCCACGTCCGGGTGAGGCGCGAGGGCCACCTCGAGACCGTCCCTGCCGACGAGCTGGTGCCGGGCGACGTGCTGCTCGTGGAGGGCGGCGACCTGGTGGGCGCCGACGCGCGCGTGTTGAGCGCGAGCCGCTTGGAGGCGGACGAGTCCAGCCTGACCGGCGAGTCCGTGCCCGTCTTCAAGGAGCCGGCGAGCGTGCCGGCCGCCGCGCCGCTTCCGGAACGACGTTCGATGCTCTACAAGGGCACACCCGTCACGCGCGGGGCGGGCGAGGCGCTGGTGGTCGCGACGGGGATGGACACCGAACTCGGGCGGATAAGCCACCTCGTCGACCAGGCCGCCACGGCCGAGAGCACGCCGCTGGAGGCGCGCCTGAGTGGGCTGGCGCAGCGCCTGGTGTGGTTGACGCTCGCCGTCGCCACCCTGATAACCCTGACCGGGCTGGGCAGCGGCAAGAGCTGGTTGGTCCTGCTGCAGACCGCCGTCGCGCTGGCGGTAGCCGCCGTACCCGAGGGCCTGCCCATCATCGCCACCCTGACGCTCGCCCAGGGCGTGAGGCGCATGGCGCGACGGAACGCGCTCGTCAACCGCCTCTCCGCCGTCGAGACGCTGGGCGCGACGAGCGTCATCATCACCGACAAGACGGGCACCCTTACCGAGAACCGGATGAGGGTGGCGGCCCTGTGGCTGCCGGGCGGCGAGGTCGCCATGGCCGGAGACCCGCCCGGGGTGGGGCAGCCGGCGCCGGCCGCCTTCCGCGGCACCGGCCAGGCGCCCGAACTCGCCGAGCAGCTGAGGCGGGCCCTTACGGCGGCCGCGCTGTGCGCCTCCGCGGAGCTTCCGGAGCCCGGCGGCGTAGGAGGTGAGGGCGTAGAAGGCGGGAGCGCAGACGGGGAGGGCGTAGAAGGCGAGGGCGTAGAAGGCGAGGGCGTAGGAGACCCGCTCGAACTCGCGTTGTTGCGTGCCGCTCGCTCCATGGGCATAGAGCGCGCCGACCTGCTCGCGAGTCACCCGGAGTTGCGCCAGGAGGCCTTCGACTCGGAAACGCGCTTGATGGCCACCACCCACCGCCGACACGACGCGGAGGGCAACGCTCGCGCCTGGGTGCTGGTCAAGGGGGCTCCCGGCGAGGTCATCGCGAAGTCGACCAGCGTGAGCGCCGGAGCGGCCGACGGGGCACGGAACGCCATCGGTGACGCCGAACGAAGGACCTGGCTAGCGCGCAACCGCGAGCTGGCCGCGCGCGGGCTGCGCGTGCTCGCGCTGGCCGAGAGGGTGACGGACGCGCCGCCCGACGGCCCGTACGAGGACCTCTCGCTGCTCGGTTTGGTGGCCCTCGCCGACCCGCCGCGCGAAGACGCCGCAGCGGCCATCGCCGGCTGCCACTCGGCCGGCATCCGGGTGATCATGGCCACCGGTGACCAGGTCACGACCGCTCGCAGCGTGGCGGAAAGCGTGGGCCTGAACGTGGCCGGCGGGGTACTCGACGGCAACGACGTCGCCCGACTCCTCGCCGCGGGCGAAGAGGGCAGTACGGAACTGCTCGCCACCAACGTGCTGGCGCGGTTGGCGCCCGAACAGAAGCTCGAGCTCATCGAACTGCACCAGCAAGCGGGGAACGTCGTCGCCATGACCGGCGACGGCGTCAACGACGCCCCCGCGCTGCGCCGCGCCGACATCGGGGTGGCCATGGGCCTGCACGGCACGGAGGTGGCGCGCGAGGCCGCCGACATGGTCCTCCTCGACGACGCCTTCGGGACCATAGTGGCGGCGGTCAAGGAGGGGCGCGTGATCTTCGACAACATCCGCGCGTTCGTCGTCTTCCTCCTCTCCTGCAACCTCAGCGAGATACTCGTCATCGGCTTGGCCGGGGTGGCAGGCCGGCCGCTGCCCTTGCTGCCACTGCAGATCCTCTACCTCAACCTGATCACCGACGTCTTCCCGGCACTGGCCCTAGGCGCGGGCCGCGGCGACAAGCGCATCCTGGAACGCCCGCCGCGCCCCGCCGCGGAGCCCCTCATCGCGGGGCGCCACTGGCGCACCGTCTTCGGCTACGGCGGCCTGCTGACGCTGTCGACGCTTGGCGCGTTCCTGGTGGCGCTCGAGCTCCTTGGCGCCAGCGAGGGCGAGGCGGTGACGGTGGCGTTCCTCACGCTCGCCCTGGGCCAGCTCTGGCACGTGTTCAACATGCGCGACCCGGGCAGCTCGTTGCTCAACAACCAGGTGACGCGCAACCGTTGGGTGTGGGCCGCCACGCTCCTGTGCACGCTCCTGATCGCGGTCACGGTGGCGTTCCCGCCGCTGCGGCAACTGCTGAGCATCGAACTGTTGGACTCTCGGGGGTGGTGGCTGGTGATCGGCGCCGGCCTCACGCCCATGATCGTCGGCCAGGTCGGCAAGGCGCTCGGCCTGGGCAAGGTCTCCTGA
- a CDS encoding DUF815 domain-containing protein produces the protein MTNPDRSLFPALVTSSWWGPFVARREASSSGDDLPVALAASGHPDPALAMAHTLLAHRSVLSDYATRPVPDGLRLLLRAELWRLGEMLRRIHRPNQGAAAGVKAPVLEDLAAPNLDEEAAEIVGKLAAALLTAKADELAEAFLGLLRRVGNGPSAIYPVLTWRSGVLEPVRYPDRPSWESLVDLEGPLERLARNTEALLAGNRTNDCLLYGARGSGKSTAVRGLVSRYSARGLRLIEVPLDALEELPDLLEELRPQPLKFVLFVDDLTFEGDDSRHRPLKSLLEGGVRRRPDNTALYATSNRRHLVKERLSDRPDPLDDDVHAWDTHHERLALADRFGLVITFPGADQRRYLQVVKSLAGSRGLAAGPELDEGALRFAEWNNGYSGRTARQFVDSIGEPHQAE, from the coding sequence ATGACCAACCCCGATCGTTCGCTGTTCCCCGCGCTCGTCACCTCTTCCTGGTGGGGGCCGTTCGTCGCCCGCCGCGAAGCGAGTTCCTCGGGCGACGACCTGCCGGTGGCGCTGGCCGCGAGCGGTCACCCCGATCCGGCGCTGGCGATGGCACACACGCTCCTCGCGCACCGCTCCGTTCTTAGCGATTACGCTACGCGCCCCGTGCCCGACGGTCTCAGGCTCTTGCTCCGCGCCGAGCTCTGGCGGCTGGGCGAGATGCTGCGGCGCATCCACCGCCCCAACCAGGGTGCAGCCGCGGGGGTGAAGGCTCCAGTACTCGAGGACCTGGCTGCCCCCAACCTGGACGAGGAGGCGGCCGAGATCGTCGGCAAGCTGGCCGCCGCCCTGCTCACCGCCAAAGCCGACGAGCTTGCGGAGGCCTTCCTCGGTCTCTTGCGGCGGGTCGGCAACGGGCCTTCGGCCATCTATCCGGTCCTGACGTGGCGCTCGGGGGTACTCGAGCCCGTGCGGTACCCTGACCGGCCGTCGTGGGAGTCGCTCGTCGACCTGGAAGGACCGCTCGAGCGGCTGGCAAGGAACACGGAGGCCCTCCTGGCGGGCAACAGAACCAACGATTGCCTGCTGTACGGCGCCCGGGGCAGTGGCAAGTCGACCGCCGTTCGCGGTCTCGTGAGCCGCTACTCCGCGCGCGGTCTGCGCCTCATCGAGGTTCCCTTGGACGCTCTGGAGGAGCTTCCGGACCTGCTCGAGGAACTGCGGCCCCAGCCGCTGAAGTTCGTGTTGTTCGTCGACGACCTGACGTTCGAGGGCGACGACTCGCGGCACCGCCCACTCAAGAGCCTCCTGGAGGGCGGGGTCAGGCGCCGGCCCGACAACACCGCCCTGTACGCCACCTCCAACAGGCGCCACCTCGTGAAAGAGCGTCTCAGCGACCGCCCGGACCCACTCGACGACGACGTTCATGCCTGGGACACGCACCACGAGCGCCTGGCCCTGGCCGACCGGTTCGGACTCGTGATCACCTTCCCCGGCGCCGACCAGCGGCGGTACCTCCAGGTCGTGAAGTCGCTGGCGGGCAGCCGAGGCCTGGCCGCCGGGCCCGAGCTCGACGAGGGAGCGCTGCGCTTCGCCGAGTGGAACAACGGCTACTCCGGTCGGACGGCGCGGCAGTTCGTGGACAGCATTGGAGAGCCGCACCAGGCCGAGTGA
- a CDS encoding patatin-like phospholipase family protein, with amino-acid sequence MQKARAATNDIALALGGGTARGLVHVGVLKALDDRGLRPTMLGGTSFGAIVAALYAVCGNGYELERIVRDQDMAELWRQGIDFGLHRGALIHGRRLRDWLDRKYFMGASFEDVEVPLVIATTDLATGELVPLSSGSIADAVRASCALPGLFAPVHLQGRWLIDGGFVEPVPFSILAGSGASLKLGVHAGVDVRRSSVVRAIRRFNATAFGREFLRRGKHAKPQGPFGQIYRGLAISLASYSRDLHVPRGATLLRVEPHIAWWDFHKSPAAIQAGERAIHDLLEGGFPKPRGAVPLAR; translated from the coding sequence ATGCAGAAGGCGAGGGCGGCCACCAACGACATCGCCCTGGCGCTTGGCGGCGGCACCGCCCGCGGCCTGGTTCACGTCGGCGTCCTGAAGGCCCTCGACGACCGCGGCCTGCGCCCGACGATGCTGGGGGGCACCTCGTTCGGCGCGATCGTTGCCGCGCTCTACGCCGTGTGCGGGAACGGTTATGAACTCGAGCGGATAGTGCGCGACCAGGACATGGCGGAGTTGTGGCGGCAGGGCATCGACTTCGGCTTGCACCGCGGAGCCCTCATCCACGGGCGCCGGCTGCGCGACTGGCTGGACCGTAAGTACTTCATGGGCGCCTCCTTCGAGGACGTGGAGGTGCCGCTGGTCATCGCCACCACCGACCTGGCGACGGGCGAGTTGGTGCCACTGAGTTCAGGATCGATAGCCGACGCCGTGCGCGCCAGTTGCGCGCTGCCCGGCCTGTTCGCGCCGGTGCACTTGCAGGGGCGCTGGTTGATCGACGGCGGCTTCGTCGAGCCGGTACCCTTCTCGATTCTCGCGGGCTCCGGGGCCTCCTTGAAGCTGGGCGTTCACGCCGGTGTCGACGTGCGCCGCTCGAGCGTGGTGCGGGCGATAAGACGCTTCAACGCCACCGCGTTCGGCCGCGAGTTCCTGCGCCGGGGTAAGCACGCCAAGCCGCAAGGTCCGTTCGGCCAGATCTACCGAGGCCTCGCCATCTCGCTCGCCTCCTACAGCCGCGATCTGCACGTGCCTCGGGGCGCCACGCTGCTCCGCGTCGAGCCGCACATCGCGTGGTGGGACTTCCATAAGTCGCCCGCGGCCATCCAGGCGGGGGAGAGGGCCATCCACGACCTGCTCGAAGGCGGTTTTCCGAAGCCGCGCGGCGCGGTACCCTTGGCTCGATGA
- the dnaX gene encoding DNA polymerase III subunit gamma/tau has translation MSALYQRARPVTFDEVVGQDHVKDVLTSAIARSRVGHAYLFSGPRGVGKTTSARLLAMAVNCEAPLEQRPCGKCESCRLVQSGAHPDVIELDAASNNSVEDVRDLRERAMLSSMRGGTRVWILDEAHMFSKAAANALLKTLEEPPPGLMFILATTEPERLPPTVLSRCQHFRFRRLTNAEIVGKLARLANAAGVAADTSALDLVARSADGGMRDAESLLDRLLASGEAITLQRAEDALGLPPQERLRSMAEGLATGDLAQLLEQAGLLYRAGFAPRTLAEQLARTLRAALHARLAGEPWLSLGEDELLRLLHALDDEQERFVRHDDLYSLEVALIKARNALCANVPAAFVAQAADASRTTAPPPETVAPAPESPGPHPDAVGAVEAPQAATAPATVPAASAAAFSWHAVRSRADVRLKAFLAPARVEQGENTIRVIFPEANEFHHKQLLLRLDEFAALVAEVAGPGFELVIDGPGGVTRAPKPAAGGGSKKA, from the coding sequence ATGTCGGCTCTATACCAAAGGGCGCGGCCCGTCACCTTCGACGAGGTCGTCGGGCAAGATCACGTCAAGGACGTCCTGACGTCGGCCATCGCACGCTCGCGTGTGGGCCATGCCTACCTCTTCTCCGGACCGCGCGGCGTGGGCAAGACCACCAGCGCCCGGCTCCTGGCCATGGCCGTGAACTGCGAGGCGCCGCTGGAGCAGCGTCCTTGCGGCAAGTGCGAGTCGTGCCGGTTGGTCCAGTCGGGGGCGCATCCCGACGTCATCGAGCTCGATGCCGCCTCGAACAACTCGGTCGAGGACGTGCGCGACTTGCGCGAGCGGGCCATGCTCTCGAGCATGCGTGGGGGCACTCGGGTGTGGATCCTCGACGAGGCTCACATGTTCAGCAAGGCCGCCGCCAACGCCCTCCTCAAGACCCTCGAGGAGCCTCCCCCGGGCCTCATGTTCATCCTCGCGACGACCGAGCCCGAGCGGCTGCCGCCGACGGTCCTGTCGCGCTGCCAGCACTTCCGCTTCAGGCGCCTCACCAACGCCGAGATCGTGGGCAAACTCGCCCGCCTCGCCAACGCCGCCGGCGTAGCGGCGGATACCTCGGCGCTCGACCTCGTGGCGCGCAGCGCCGACGGCGGCATGCGCGACGCCGAGTCGCTCCTGGACAGGCTGCTGGCCAGCGGCGAGGCCATCACGTTGCAGCGGGCCGAGGACGCCCTGGGGCTGCCGCCCCAGGAGCGGCTGCGGTCGATGGCCGAAGGGTTGGCCACGGGCGACCTCGCCCAACTGTTGGAGCAGGCCGGCCTGCTCTACCGCGCGGGCTTCGCCCCGCGGACGCTGGCGGAACAACTCGCCCGGACCCTGCGGGCGGCCCTGCACGCGAGGCTGGCCGGCGAACCTTGGCTGTCCTTGGGCGAGGACGAGCTCTTGAGGCTCCTGCACGCCCTCGACGACGAGCAGGAGCGCTTCGTGCGGCACGACGACCTCTACTCGCTGGAGGTGGCGCTGATCAAGGCGCGCAACGCGCTCTGCGCCAACGTGCCCGCGGCCTTCGTGGCGCAAGCAGCAGACGCGAGTCGAACGACGGCCCCGCCGCCTGAGACGGTCGCCCCGGCACCAGAATCCCCCGGCCCCCATCCCGACGCCGTGGGCGCGGTCGAAGCGCCGCAGGCCGCCACCGCGCCGGCCACCGTGCCGGCCGCCTCTGCCGCCGCGTTCTCGTGGCACGCGGTCAGGAGCCGCGCGGACGTCCGCCTCAAGGCCTTCCTCGCACCCGCTCGCGTGGAGCAAGGCGAGAACACGATCCGGGTCATCTTTCCCGAGGCCAACGAGTTCCACCACAAGCAGCTGCTGCTGCGGCTGGACGAGTTCGCCGCGCTGGTGGCCGAGGTTGCCGGTCCGGGCTTCGAGCTCGTCATCGACGGACCGGGGGGCGTCACCCGGGCGCCCAAGCCGGCCGCCGGTGGTGGTTCAAAAAAAGCCTGA
- a CDS encoding YbaB/EbfC family nucleoid-associated protein, which translates to MNIQKLMKEAQRAQQKVAEAQERLAGMTVEGSAGAGLVRAEATGDGTVTKVRIDPKVVDADDVEMLEDLVTAAVNEAQRKAKELQEREMGAAMGGMGGLGGLGGML; encoded by the coding sequence GTGAACATCCAGAAGCTCATGAAAGAGGCGCAGCGCGCCCAGCAGAAAGTGGCCGAGGCTCAGGAGCGGCTGGCGGGCATGACGGTCGAGGGCTCGGCCGGAGCCGGGCTGGTACGAGCCGAGGCCACAGGCGACGGCACGGTCACCAAGGTGCGGATAGACCCGAAGGTCGTCGACGCGGATGACGTCGAGATGCTCGAGGATCTCGTCACGGCGGCCGTGAACGAAGCGCAGCGCAAGGCGAAGGAACTGCAAGAGCGGGAGATGGGTGCGGCCATGGGCGGGATGGGCGGCCTGGGCGGCCTCGGAGGCATGCTCTGA
- the recR gene encoding recombination mediator RecR — translation MSVRFPSALLTLIRELGRLPGIGPKSAQRLAFYLFNRPEEEVRALAEALVDAKTGLEPCPNCFNVMSAGSPCCAVCSDTRRDRGLLCVVEQPADLLAIERSGEYAGLYHVLQGALSPMNGVGPDQLTISALERRLEGVGEVVLATSTTVEGEATAHYLARLLAPAGVRVSRIAYGLPVGGDLEYADEVTLGRAISNRRPV, via the coding sequence TTGAGCGTCCGCTTCCCCTCCGCGCTCCTTACCCTCATCCGCGAGCTGGGACGCCTGCCCGGCATCGGCCCGAAGAGCGCCCAGAGGCTGGCCTTCTACCTCTTCAACCGACCGGAGGAAGAGGTCAGGGCGCTGGCCGAGGCCCTCGTCGACGCCAAGACCGGGCTCGAGCCCTGCCCGAACTGTTTCAACGTCATGAGCGCGGGTTCGCCCTGCTGCGCGGTCTGCTCCGACACGCGCCGCGACCGCGGGCTGTTGTGCGTCGTCGAACAGCCGGCAGACCTCCTCGCCATCGAGCGCTCGGGCGAGTACGCCGGCCTCTATCACGTCCTCCAGGGCGCCCTCAGCCCCATGAACGGGGTCGGGCCCGACCAGCTCACGATCTCCGCGCTCGAGCGGCGGTTGGAGGGCGTCGGCGAGGTGGTGCTGGCCACGTCGACGACGGTGGAGGGCGAGGCCACCGCCCATTACCTCGCCCGCCTGCTGGCCCCGGCGGGCGTGCGCGTCAGCCGTATCGCGTACGGTCTGCCCGTCGGCGGCGACCTCGAGTACGCCGACGAGGTCACTCTCGGTCGGGCCATCAGCAACCGACGTCCCGTCTGA